A single window of Diachasmimorpha longicaudata isolate KC_UGA_2023 chromosome 12, iyDiaLong2, whole genome shotgun sequence DNA harbors:
- the LOC135168228 gene encoding protein RRP5 homolog, giving the protein MVADNFPRGGKKTSKKNPTNYLFNRTPKQRRRTEKSGGEHEHVQRANEIVARTAQCLTYTTLSQGMTLLGRVHSSSQYDVTVSLPGRLSGVLQVTNVSEAYTNLLQNLVSSEVHPEDFKALSELYKRGDYVVCYVKSINAQSKHRVVLSLEPEMINQNLDPGKLKQGSKIVCSVNSVEDHGYAMDTGIQNLRGFLENKDVMDGNQYYPGQQIFCAVRSAATVDGITIVKLSTKMKHTKTPSPLGEAQSVDALIPGTKYSVSVETILSDGLQVTFNSDNIGYINRLYLQNPLETYEQGSEFDAIFLYTLPTVKLSYFSETSLDPEVEIATCGEFTKARVLFNDARGIVLRLGKSTRGFLPFKRSGVDVQRIPEKFTPNTVHKCRILTYDNFDRIYICSALKHELNSEYRIPETVALGDIIEVRIIRQNQDNKFLFVKAGKILGDVAPEHICDIDDEVVPLVGKKVLARVLSKDKKGERFNFTLKKSLVESHLPILSEFADAQVGSIHLATVIKKSGQGLLVKFFGDLKGLISAKSLQKIFWGIKAFRQGQVVQVRITNVILQEHRLLLELLPEDEDLKTCPFDIGETVEGKVMDSSVEGVHVRVPHPSGKGFITAYLPAGHMSPCEQIGRHIAVHSTPGDTISARVFSTTPEFLLTNTLVPQKWYTDVKNLSVGDCIPCSIVQIHQTGIRVLLPVKDLKNYGIVALNKIDNIKVLFKHQILFGKITQINKKTQVIHLTTVLHEVWSSAVENDTDVIACVDVLALYLSKLKELSSLNYYNTKQVSKMKLGERVSGVVEKIVEHGVIVNLDNGVPATVREFHLKKSLKIGDQVKGCVLWINYIDELVEITLNPIFINAIKPKQNKISEDGLGKKLSGQIVLVDKWFILAVVKGYGKGSLVALPTRAHLNHVTPDLSNYRLGATVKCYILMKDDESDIIPIAYRELAFVMGSSKKANAVMKRKRETDDEDQLRQSKVSKKGINSKDDGIREAVPKKDENGGQVVSGSSKESERVSEIGEAIKELNSPGSKIKDEKLLEMEQVSIPECGFFWDSNPDINLHLTDSSNDEGIAEELPTKRKKKMSAGERRELERQKEREVREKEEQLARNNLPNSVEQFNRLVLSSPDSSFVWLQYMAYHLQSTEIEKARAVAAQALKTINFREENEKLNVWQGWLNLESRFGTPESLHKLFMEAINANDPQKIYLHMLKVHSDAGRTDEMERLVKTITGKFKGLPDVWVQCGAALLKTGLSEKSRYTMQRALQSLPPTDHVNLTVKFAQLESKFGDNERAEALFEKILSSYPKRIDIWCAYVDALVKAKRFDTVRAVLERAVNQILPAKKMKALFAKFIAFEEQHGNAETLNDARTLARKYVENYCNNSNIEFNE; this is encoded by the exons atGGTGGCAGACAATTTCCCACGAGGTGGTAAAAAAACATCGAAAAAGAATCCAACAAATTAT ttGTTTAATCGAACGCCAAAGCAAAGGCGCAGAACAGAAAAATCTGGAGGTGAACATGAACATGTGCAACGGGCCAACGAAATTGTGGCAAGGACTGCCCAATGCTTAACCTACACAACGCTTTCGCAAGGCATGACTCTCCTCGGCCGAGTGCACAGCTCTAGCCAATACGACGTGACTGTCTCGCTACCAGGACGATTAAGTGGGGTTTTACAAGTGACGAATGTGAGTGAAGCCTACACAAACCTTCTCCAGAATCTGGTATCTTCAGAGGTGCATCCCGAGGACTTCAAGGCTTTATCAGAGCTCTACAAGAGAGGAGACTATGTTGTGTGCTATGTTAAAAGCATCAATGCACAAAGCAAACATCGCGTTGTCCTCTCGCTCGAGCCTGAAATGATTAATCAGAACTTAGATCctggaaaattaaaacaaGGATCCAAAATTGTATGCTCTGTTAACAGTGTTGAAGATCATGGATATGCGATGGACACTGGCATTCAGAATCTTCGaggatttttagaaaataagGATGTCATGGATGGAAATCAATACT ATCCTGGGCAACAAATTTTCTGCGCAGTACGTTCAGCAGCCACCGTCGACGGTATAACAATAGTGAAGCTATCcacaaaaatgaaacataCAAAGACACCCTCACCGTTAGGGGAGGCTCAATCCGTAGATGCCCTAATCCCTGGAACAAAATATTCAGTGTCAGTAGAAACAATTCTCTCCGATGGTCTTCAAGTGACCTTCAACAGCGATAATATTGGCTACATAAATCGTTTGTACCTGCAGAATCCCCTGGAGACATATGAACAGGGCTCAGAGTTCGACGCAATTTTTCTCTATACTCTGCCTACAGTAAAATTATCATATTTCTCCGAAACCTCGCTAGACCCAGAGGTGGAAATCGCAACCTGTGGAGAATTTACAAAAGCACGAGTTCTCTTCAACGACGCGAGGGGAATAGTCCTTCGTTTAGGAAAAAGCACTCGTGGATTTCTACCCTTCAAACGTTCGGGAGTCGACGTTCAGAGAATCCCCGAAAAATTTACTCCGAACACGGTCCATAAATGCAGAATATTAACGTATGATAATTTCGATCGCATCTACATCTGCTCAGCTCTGAAACACGAGCTTAACTCGGAGTACAGAATTCCCGAGACAGTGGCCTTAGGGGATATTATAGAAGTGAGAATTATTCGTCAAAACCAGGATAACAAATTTCTCTTTGTCAAAGCCGGAAAAATTTTGGGAGACGTAGCTCCAGAGCATATTTGCGACATTGATGATGAGGTTGTACCCTTAGTAGGTAAAAAAGTATTGGCGAGGGTTCTCTCGAAAGACAAAAAAGGGGAGCGTTTCAACTTCACGTTGAAGAAGTCCCTGGTGGAGAGTCACCTTCCGATTCTCTCAGAATTTGCTGATGCTCAGGTTGGCTCCATACATCTGGCAACGGTTATCAAGAAGAGTGGACAAGGTTTGTTGGTGAAATTTTTCGGCGATCTGAAAGGTCTGATATCCGCAAAATCGctgcagaaaattttttggggaattaagGCATTTAGGCAAGGGCAAGTCGTGCAGGTGAGGATTACAAATGTAATTCTACAGGAGCACAGGCTACTTCTCGAGTTGCTTCCTGAGGATGAAGACTTGAAAACCTGTCCCTTTGACATCGGGGAAACTGTAGAGGGAAAAGTGATGGACTCTTCAGTGGAAGGGGTTCACGTTCGTGTTCCCCATCCTTCTGGCAAAGGCTTCATTACTGCATATCTTCCAGCTGGACACATGTCCCCCTGTGAACAAATTGGTAGGCACATAGCGGTTCATTCAACTCCAGGTGACACTATATCAGCACGAGTCTTTTCAACAACTCCGGAGTTCCTCTTGACCAACACTCTGGTCCCTCAAAAGTGGTACACCGATGTCAAGAACTTGTCCGTCGGTGATTGCATTCCGTGCTCCATCGTTCAAATTCATCAAACGGGAATTCGAGTTCTGCTGCCAGTGAAGGACTTGAAGAACTATGGAATTGTAGCTCTCAATAAAATAGACAATATAAAAGTGCTGTTTAAGCACCAGATATTGTTCGGAAAAATCACtcagattaataaaaaaacgcAGGTCATTCATTTGACAACAGTTCTCCATGAAGTCTGGTCCTCAGCTGTAGAAAATGATACAGATGTCATCGCTTGTGTTGATGTTCTAGCCCTATATCTATCCAAATTGAAAGAGTTATCATCACTGAATTACTACAATACGAAACAAGTTTCTAAAATGAAACTGGGGGAAAGAGTCTCTGGAGTTGTTGAAAAGATAGTTGAACACGGAGTTATTGTCAATCTAGATAATGGTGTTCCAGCAACTGTGAGGGAATTTCATTTAAAGAAATCCTTGAAAATTGGTGACCAAGTGAAGGGATGTGTATTGTGGATAAATTACATTGACGAACTCGTCGAGATAACGTTAAATCCGATCTTTATTAATGCCATCAAACCCAAACAGAACAAAATTTCAGAAGACGGCCTTggtaaaaaattgagtggaCAAATTGTTCTTGTAGACAAGTGGTTTATTCTTGCTGTTGTAAAGGGTTACGGCAAGGGGAGCCTTGTAGCATTGCCCACCAGAGCTCATCTTAATCATGTGACACCCGATCTATCGAATTATAGATTAGGTGCCACTGTCAAATGTTATATACTTATGAAGGATGATGAATCAGATATTATTCCAATTGCCTACAGAGAGCTGGCGTTTGTTATGGGCAGTTCTAAGAAGGCTAATGCTgtgatgaaaagaaaaagagaaacAGATGATGAAGATCAATTGAGACAATCTAAAGTTTCGAAGAAAGGTATCAATTCAAAGGATGACGGGATTAGAGAGGCTGTAccaaaaaaagatgaaaatggAGGGCAAGTCGTCAGTGGCAGTTCGAAAGAGTCAGAAAGGGTCTCAGAAATTGGTGAAGCAATTAAAGAATTGAATTCTCCTGGATCAAAAATTAAAGACGAAAAACTTCTAGAGATGGAGCAAGTGAGTATTCCAGAATGTGGCTTTTTCTGGGACTCGAATCCAGACATCAATCTTCACCTCACGGACTCCAGTAACGACGAAGGTATTGCCGAAGAGCTGCCGACtaaacgaaaaaagaaaatgtctGCCGGTGAACGAAGAGAGCTCGAGCGTCAGAAGGAGAGGGAGGTCAGAGAAAAAGAGGAACAACTAGCTAGGAATAATCTTCCGAATTCGGTGGAGCAGTTTAACAGGCTGGTTCTGTCCAGTCCCGACAGTTCCTTTGTCTGGTTGCAGTACATGGCGTATCACCTTCAGAGTACGGAGATTGAAAAGGCGAGAGCCGTGGCTGCGCAGGCCCTCAAGACCATCAACTTCAGGGAGGAAAATGAAAAGCTCAATGTTTGGCAGGGCTGGCTAAATCTCGAATCTAGATTCGGTACTCCTGAGAGCCTGCACAAACTCTTTATGGAGGCCATCAATGCTAACGATCCTCAGAAGATATATCTTCATATGCTGAAGGTGCACTCGGATGCGGGGCGGACTGATGAAATGGAAAGGCTTGTGAAAACCATTACGGGAAAGTTCAAGGGTCTTCCTGATGTGTGGGTCCAGTGTGGAGCTGCATTATTGAAGACTGGATTGAGTGAAAAATCAAGGTACACGATGCAGAGAGCTCTCCAGTCTCTCCCTCCAACCGACCACGTGAATCTCACAGTAAAATTCGCCCAGTTGGAGAGTAAATTCGGGGATAATGAAAGGGCTGAAGctctttttgaaaaaatattgtcgtcATATCCGAAGAGAATTGACATCTGGTGCGCTTATGTTGACGCTTTAGTTAAAGCAAAACGTTTCGATACTGTAAGAGCTGTCCTAGAACGCGCTGTTAATCAGATATTGCCTGCAAAAAAGATGAAAGCGTTATTTGCCAAGTTCATTGCTTTTGAGGAACAACATGGAAATGCGGAAACACTCAACGATGCACGCACACTTGCGAGGAAATATGTTGAGAATTACTGCAACAATAgtaatattgaatttaatgagtga
- the LOC135168229 gene encoding uncharacterized protein LOC135168229: MDPAMKQRLLRHLDSCVSELDLDLGSRPDSGIGSSPGSVTDRVSGVTSPNPMDHHTPVTPHSSASLNSSAIKSEISELETTRPDSSTTTGDENNNSSRPPSAFSQVNPPTLDSHFSGGVVMDQQSTSSSNPNMLSVVQVIPSRLPDGQVVFLLPSHYVQLAAAAAANGISIGPNPPTAIWAATNMSLLRATDKLLKRSHVNVSQDWIDGNKPSKSPRIEVSEQPLDFTTTSQKLKSRLELQAQTELIICHERPSSHDGSEGLVTTSPSSQVVKEEESMWRPW; encoded by the coding sequence ATGGATCCAGCTATGAAACAACGCTTACTGCGTCACTTAGATAGCTGCGTATCAGAGTTAGATTTGGACTTGGGTTCTCGACCAGACAGCGGAATAGGGAGTAGTCCAGGAAGCGTCACGGATCGCGTATCGGGTGTGACAAGCCCAAATCCCATGGACCACCATACGCCAGTAACGCCACATTCGAGCGCATCATTAAACTCGTCAGCGATTAagtctgaaatttcagaactTGAGACAACGAGACCAGATAGTAGCACGACAACAGGAGACGAAAACAACAATAGTAGCAGACCACCATCAGCATTCAGTCAAGTAAATCCACCGACACTGGATAGCCATTTCTCGGGAGGAGTTGTTATGGATCAGCAGTCGACATCATCATCGAATCCCAATATGCTATCGGTAGTGCAAGTCATACCCTCGAGATTACCAGACGGCCAGGTAGTTTTTCTACTACCTAGCCACTACGTCCAGCTTGCAGCAGCTGCCGCAGCAAATGGCATCAGCATTGGCCCTAACCCACCAACGGCAATCTGGGCGGCTACCAACATGTCTCTACTGAGAGCAACTGACAAACTTTTGAAAAGGTCACACGTGAACGTATCTCAAGATTGGATAGATGGTAATAAACCATCAAAAAGTCCAAGAATTGAGGTATCCGAACAACCATTGGATTTTACAACAACTTCTCAGAAGCTCAAATCTCGACTTGAGCTCCAAGCACAGACTGAATTAATTATATGCCATGAACGGCCCTCTAGTCATGATGGAAGTGAAGGACTTGTGACAACATCACCCAGTAGCCAAGTTGTGAAAGAGGAGGAGAGCATGTGGAGGCCTtggtga